The Desulfohalovibrio reitneri genome contains a region encoding:
- a CDS encoding tetratricopeptide repeat protein, which translates to MSHLDYEINKELGECYLFMGDLEKAEEYYQKAASSNGVHPDPYLGLATIAVHRGHLDAALHLYEKAADIQTDDKSLSGMALCKSEMGMEEEAFGHFAAALEKNPENMIALYGIIRLGHALNRLNEVIPHLESYLELDPHKHEIRFSLAGCKMSLGENGDARQHLERIVEADPENDAARQLLDQLREAA; encoded by the coding sequence ATGAGTCACCTGGACTACGAGATCAACAAGGAACTGGGCGAGTGCTACCTCTTCATGGGCGACCTGGAGAAGGCGGAGGAGTACTACCAGAAGGCCGCGTCCTCCAATGGCGTGCACCCCGACCCCTATCTGGGACTGGCCACCATCGCCGTGCACCGTGGCCATCTGGACGCCGCGCTGCACCTGTACGAAAAGGCCGCCGACATCCAGACCGACGACAAGTCGCTCTCCGGCATGGCCCTGTGCAAGTCGGAGATGGGCATGGAGGAGGAGGCCTTCGGCCACTTCGCCGCCGCCCTGGAGAAGAACCCGGAGAACATGATCGCCCTGTACGGCATCATCCGCCTCGGCCACGCCCTGAACCGGCTGAACGAGGTCATCCCGCACCTGGAGAGCTATCTGGAGCTTGACCCGCACAAGCACGAGATCCGTTTCTCCCTGGCGGGCTGCAAGATGAGCCTGGGCGAGAACGGCGACGCGCGGCAGCACCTGGAGCGCATCGTCGAGGCCGACCCGGAAAACGACGCCGCCAGACAGCTTTTGGACCAGCTGCGCGAAGCCGCGTAG
- a CDS encoding IMP cyclohydrolase — protein MDFLPVRRALLSVTDKSGLPEFAKYLADAGVTLVSTGGTKRMLEEGGLPVTGVSEVTGFPEIMGGRVKTLHPHIHAGVLADKDEPDHLSTLSELGIEPFDLVCVNLYDFADAARKGLGLREAVEQIDIGGPTLLRAAAKNYHSMLVVPSPGHYQRVREELAENGMRVSLALRKELAAETFRRVSKYDALISDYLFRTEEQP, from the coding sequence ATGGACTTTTTGCCTGTTCGGCGCGCCCTTCTCAGCGTTACGGACAAATCCGGACTTCCCGAGTTCGCCAAATACCTGGCCGACGCCGGGGTGACGCTGGTTTCCACCGGCGGCACCAAGCGCATGCTGGAGGAAGGCGGCCTGCCCGTCACCGGCGTTTCCGAGGTGACCGGCTTCCCCGAGATCATGGGCGGACGCGTCAAGACGCTGCATCCCCATATCCACGCCGGGGTCCTGGCGGACAAGGACGAGCCGGACCACCTCTCGACCCTTTCCGAACTGGGCATCGAGCCCTTCGACCTAGTCTGCGTCAATCTGTATGACTTCGCCGACGCCGCCCGCAAGGGACTGGGCCTGCGCGAGGCCGTGGAGCAGATCGACATCGGCGGCCCCACCCTGCTGCGGGCCGCGGCCAAGAACTACCACTCCATGCTGGTAGTCCCCTCGCCGGGCCACTACCAGCGCGTGCGCGAGGAACTGGCGGAGAACGGCATGCGGGTCTCCCTGGCCCTGCGCAAGGAACTGGCCGCGGAGACCTTCCGGCGGGTCAGCAAGTACGACGCCCTGATTTCCGACTACCTTTTCCGCACCGAGGAACAGCCATAG
- the hflX gene encoding GTPase HflX, with product MVICGDASSIYIPDLGRFRQSGGRLRGLRLLHTHLSDDGLTQEDLTDLLFLRLDSVAVLTVGGEGRPRRMQHAHILPPNPDGETWDVSELKPWDRVEADFTAQAEALEEELARVEAGREVTGQERALLVHVGPEPKGRQESSLDELADLSGTAGLAVTGRVSQRIAKVNPKTILGKGKLAELEVEALRGGASVIIFDRELTPAQLRNLADVTERKVLDRSQLILDIFAQHATTKAGKLQVELAQLQYTLPRLVGQNKAFSRLAGGIGGRGPGETKLEIDRRRVRDRITRVRKDLKELRKRRGLRRQRRAKSGVPVVALVGYTNAGKSTLLNTLTSSEVLAEDKLFATLDPTTRRIRFPREREVILTDTVGFIRELPKELREAFLATLEELEEADLLVHVADASHPELEERVEAVENILADMDLATVPRVLALNKWDLLGDEDKALVKNALGWGIPIFAKRRDTLEELVEEILFRLEEPPPDEMTVIS from the coding sequence ATGGTCATCTGCGGCGACGCCTCCTCCATCTACATCCCGGACCTGGGCCGCTTCCGCCAGTCCGGCGGGCGGCTGCGCGGCCTGCGCTTGCTGCACACCCACCTCTCGGACGACGGCCTCACCCAGGAGGACCTCACCGACCTGCTCTTCCTGCGCCTGGACTCGGTGGCCGTGCTCACCGTGGGGGGCGAGGGCCGCCCCCGGCGCATGCAGCACGCCCACATCCTGCCGCCCAACCCGGACGGCGAGACCTGGGACGTGTCCGAACTGAAGCCGTGGGACCGGGTGGAGGCGGACTTCACCGCCCAGGCCGAGGCGCTGGAGGAGGAGCTGGCCCGGGTGGAGGCCGGCCGGGAGGTCACCGGCCAGGAGCGCGCCCTGCTGGTGCACGTGGGGCCGGAGCCCAAGGGCAGGCAGGAGTCCTCCCTGGACGAACTGGCCGACCTGTCGGGCACGGCCGGTCTGGCCGTCACCGGGCGGGTCTCCCAGCGCATCGCCAAGGTCAACCCCAAGACCATCCTGGGCAAGGGCAAGCTGGCGGAGCTGGAAGTGGAGGCCCTGCGCGGCGGGGCCTCGGTCATCATCTTCGACCGCGAGCTGACCCCGGCCCAACTGCGCAACCTGGCGGACGTCACCGAGCGCAAGGTGCTGGATCGCTCCCAACTCATCCTGGACATCTTCGCCCAGCACGCCACCACCAAGGCGGGCAAGCTGCAGGTGGAGCTGGCCCAGCTGCAGTACACCCTCCCCCGGCTGGTGGGGCAGAACAAGGCTTTCTCCCGGCTGGCGGGCGGCATCGGCGGCCGGGGCCCGGGCGAGACCAAGCTGGAGATCGACCGCCGCCGGGTTCGCGACCGCATCACCCGCGTGCGCAAGGATCTCAAGGAACTGCGCAAGCGGCGCGGCCTGCGCCGCCAGCGCCGGGCCAAGAGCGGCGTGCCCGTGGTGGCGCTGGTGGGCTACACCAACGCGGGCAAGTCCACTCTGCTCAACACCCTGACCAGCTCCGAGGTGCTGGCCGAGGACAAGCTCTTCGCCACCCTCGACCCCACCACCCGTCGCATCCGCTTCCCGCGCGAACGGGAGGTCATTCTCACGGACACGGTGGGCTTCATCCGCGAGCTGCCCAAGGAACTGCGCGAGGCCTTTCTGGCCACCCTTGAGGAACTGGAGGAGGCGGACCTGCTGGTCCACGTGGCCGACGCCTCCCACCCGGAACTGGAGGAGCGCGTGGAGGCGGTGGAGAACATTTTGGCGGACATGGACCTGGCCACAGTGCCCCGCGTGCTGGCCCTGAACAAGTGGGATCTGCTGGGCGACGAGGACAAGGCCCTGGTCAAAAACGCCCTGGGCTGGGGCATCCCCATCTTCGCCAAACGCCGCGACACCCTGGAGGAACTGGTGGAGGAAATTCTCTTCCGCCTGGAAGAGCCGCCGCCGGACGAGATGACGGTGATTTCTTGA
- the plsY gene encoding glycerol-3-phosphate 1-O-acyltransferase PlsY, with amino-acid sequence MFLTLGWLALTYFIGSIPFGLFISRIVCGVDPRTAGSRNTGATNVARLCGTRYGVAVLALDLLKGLLPVWAATTFSDNWVFLSLCALAAIVGHMHSCFLGLSGGKGFATSIGAFLALAFGQTLFAVILTLLTIKVTGYVSMGALFFGAAMPVLLLLTAEWGFILAALAMAVLLYWKHSENIGRLARGEEKSWKKS; translated from the coding sequence ATGTTCCTGACCCTGGGCTGGCTGGCCCTGACCTACTTCATCGGCTCCATCCCCTTCGGCCTGTTCATCTCCCGCATCGTCTGCGGGGTGGACCCGCGCACCGCTGGCAGCCGCAACACCGGCGCCACCAACGTGGCCCGGCTGTGCGGCACGCGCTATGGCGTCGCCGTGCTGGCGCTGGACCTGCTCAAGGGCCTTCTGCCCGTGTGGGCGGCCACCACCTTCAGCGACAACTGGGTGTTCCTCTCCCTGTGCGCCCTGGCGGCCATCGTGGGCCACATGCACTCCTGCTTCCTGGGGCTGTCCGGCGGCAAGGGCTTCGCCACCTCCATCGGCGCCTTCCTCGCCCTGGCCTTCGGCCAGACCCTCTTCGCCGTCATCCTCACCCTGCTGACCATCAAGGTCACGGGCTACGTCTCCATGGGCGCGCTCTTCTTCGGCGCGGCCATGCCCGTGCTCCTGCTGCTCACCGCCGAATGGGGCTTCATCCTGGCCGCCCTGGCCATGGCCGTGCTCCTCTACTGGAAGCACAGCGAGAACATCGGCCGCCTGGCCAGGGGCGAGGAAAAGAGCTGGAAGAAAAGCTGA
- a CDS encoding cereblon family protein, producing MPHSLHADRPSPLWLLREQPDERDAPVDFDEPEEDGGGEEDDLLCAACGLPITRRVYAIERGGGHRHTFANPHGLVFEVAVYGPAPGATGLGPRSHEFSWFPGHAWQVVVCARCNIHLGWRFTGETAFHGLLPSRLKERGE from the coding sequence ATGCCCCACAGTCTCCATGCGGATCGACCGTCGCCGCTGTGGCTTTTGCGCGAGCAGCCGGACGAGCGGGACGCGCCCGTGGACTTCGACGAGCCGGAGGAGGACGGCGGGGGCGAGGAGGACGACCTGCTCTGCGCCGCCTGCGGGCTGCCCATCACCCGCCGGGTCTACGCCATCGAGCGGGGCGGGGGGCACCGCCACACCTTCGCCAACCCGCACGGGCTGGTCTTCGAGGTGGCGGTCTACGGCCCGGCTCCCGGGGCCACCGGCCTGGGGCCCCGCAGCCACGAGTTCTCCTGGTTTCCGGGACACGCCTGGCAAGTGGTGGTCTGCGCCCGCTGCAACATCCACCTGGGCTGGCGCTTCACCGGCGAGACCGCCTTCCACGGCCTGCTCCCCTCCCGGCTGAAAGAGCGCGGCGAGTAG